A genome region from Geobacter pickeringii includes the following:
- the rpsL gene encoding 30S ribosomal protein S12 has protein sequence MPTINQLIRIGRESKKDKSTAPALKCCPQKRGVCTRVYTTTPKKPNSALRKVARVRLTNGIEVTSYIPGVGHNLQEHSVVLIRGGRVKDLPGVRYHIVRGTLDSVGVKDRKKSRSKYGAKRPK, from the coding sequence ATGCCTACAATTAATCAGCTGATCCGCATCGGCCGGGAGAGTAAGAAGGATAAGTCGACTGCGCCTGCCCTGAAGTGCTGTCCGCAGAAGCGCGGTGTGTGTACGAGGGTTTATACGACAACGCCAAAGAAGCCGAACTCGGCTCTGCGTAAGGTTGCTCGCGTGCGTCTTACAAACGGCATTGAGGTGACTTCGTATATTCCTGGTGTGGGTCATAACCTTCAGGAGCACTCTGTTGTGCTGATTCGTGGCGGGAGGGTTAAGGACCTTCCTGGTGTTCGTTATCATATTGTTCGTGGTACTCTGGATTCGGTCGGTGTGAAGGATCGTAAGAAGAGCCGTTCAAAGTATGGTGCGAAGAGGCCTAAGTAA
- the rpoC gene encoding DNA-directed RNA polymerase subunit beta': protein MEDFFNFYDKPKDPLHFSSIRISVSSPEKIRERSFGEVKKPETINYRTFKPERDGLFCAKIFGPTKDYECNCGKYKRMKHRGIVCEKCGVEVIPSKVRRERLGHIDLATPVAHIWFLKSLPSRIGNLLDISLKDLEKVLYFEAYAVTDPKDTGMTACEVLSEDRYLKAMEEYGGQFEAGMGAAAIRDCLKGLDLDQLAEQLRQEMVEATSEAKRKKTAKRLKVVEAFKESGNRPEWMILECIPVLPPELRPLVPLDGGRFATSDLNDLYRRVINRNNRLKRLMELQAPEVIIRNEKRMLQEAVDALFDNGRRGRAIAGPNKRPLKSLSDMLKGKSGRFRQNLLGKRVDYSGRSVIVVGPELRLHQCGLPKKMALELFKPFIYNKLEEKGYVTTIKSAKKMVEKERPEVWDVLEEVIKEHPVLLNRAPTLHRLGIQAFEPVLIEGKAIQLHPLVCTAFNADFDGDQMAVHLPLSIESQVEARVLMMSTNNILSPAHGKPIIVPSQDMVLGIYYMTRERHFAKGEGKIFSSPEEVRIAYDAGEVDLQARITVRIKNLVSDEKPELVDATTGRVLLRDILPDAVPFSAINKVMSKKELSNLVDVCYRLAGNKETVILADRLKETGFRYSTLAGISICMNDMVIPEGKAAIIDRATEEVKEIQNQYTEGLITDGERYNKVIDIWAKSTEEIAREMLDNLSKDTVNSPDGKEVKVPSFNAIHMMADSGARGSAQQIRQLAGMRGLMAKPSGEIIETPITANFREGLNVLQYFISTHGARKGLADTALKTANSGYLTRRLVDVAQDAIITEDDCGTLDGLTVSSLTEGGEVIEHIGDRILGRVTLDDVLDPVTGEVLVPTNTEIDENLVKKIEDAGLERVKIRSVLTCQSRRGICAKCYGRDLARGHLVNLGEAVGVIAAQSIGEPGTQLTMRTFHIGGTASRHAEQTSLEARTEGRIKFININSVVNVDGHHIVMNRNGELAIVDETGREREKYAVVYGAKIKIGPDQPVKPGETLAEWDPYTMPILTEVSGRIKFGDIVEGVTMEEQLDEVTGLSRKVIVESRDADKRPRIAIKDESGKTIKIGESSMGRYYLPVGANISVQEDSFVNAGDVIAKIPRETTKTKDITGGLPRVAELFEARKPKDFAVISEIDGVVTFGKDAKGKRKVVVTPEIGEPKEYLIPKGKHISVHENDYVRAGEPLMDGSSNPHDILRVLGLKELAKYLVDEVQEVYRLQGVKINDKHIETIVRQMLRRVRIKDVGDTSFLIDDQLERWAFEEENDKVLAKGGRPAIAEPLLLGITKASLSTESFISAASFQETTKVLTQAAIEGKVDSLRGLKENVIMGRLIPAGTGLSRYRNLKLVVDQSEVVVPASPPPVEIEEYPEIDDDGDE, encoded by the coding sequence TTGGAAGATTTTTTCAACTTTTACGATAAACCCAAGGATCCGCTCCACTTTTCATCCATCCGCATCTCCGTCTCCTCGCCGGAGAAGATTCGCGAACGTTCGTTCGGCGAGGTGAAAAAGCCCGAGACAATCAACTATCGCACCTTTAAGCCCGAGCGCGATGGTCTGTTCTGTGCCAAGATCTTTGGCCCCACCAAGGATTACGAGTGCAACTGCGGAAAATACAAACGGATGAAGCACCGCGGCATCGTCTGTGAAAAGTGCGGCGTCGAGGTGATTCCGTCCAAGGTCCGTCGCGAACGGCTTGGTCATATCGACCTTGCCACCCCGGTGGCCCATATCTGGTTTCTAAAGTCGCTCCCTTCGCGCATTGGTAACCTCCTCGACATTTCACTGAAGGATTTGGAGAAGGTTCTCTATTTTGAGGCCTATGCCGTGACCGATCCGAAAGATACCGGCATGACGGCTTGTGAAGTGCTTTCCGAGGACCGCTACCTGAAGGCGATGGAGGAGTACGGCGGCCAATTCGAGGCGGGCATGGGGGCAGCCGCCATCCGCGACTGCCTCAAGGGACTTGATCTCGACCAACTGGCTGAGCAGCTTCGCCAGGAAATGGTGGAGGCCACAAGCGAGGCGAAGCGCAAGAAGACCGCCAAGCGACTCAAGGTTGTAGAGGCGTTCAAGGAGTCGGGTAACCGTCCGGAATGGATGATCCTTGAATGCATCCCGGTTCTTCCCCCGGAGCTCCGTCCGCTTGTTCCCCTCGACGGCGGGCGCTTTGCCACCTCTGACTTGAACGATCTCTACCGCCGGGTCATAAACCGTAACAACCGCCTCAAGCGGCTCATGGAGCTCCAGGCTCCCGAGGTCATCATCCGCAACGAGAAGCGGATGCTCCAGGAGGCCGTCGACGCGCTCTTTGACAACGGTCGTCGTGGTCGTGCCATCGCCGGCCCCAACAAGCGCCCGCTCAAGTCGCTTTCCGACATGCTGAAAGGCAAGTCAGGACGCTTCCGTCAGAACCTGCTCGGTAAGCGGGTTGACTACTCCGGGCGTTCGGTTATCGTCGTCGGTCCCGAACTCCGGCTCCACCAGTGCGGTCTTCCCAAAAAGATGGCGCTGGAACTCTTCAAACCGTTCATTTACAACAAGCTCGAGGAAAAGGGCTACGTAACCACCATCAAGAGTGCAAAAAAGATGGTGGAGAAAGAGCGCCCCGAGGTGTGGGATGTTCTCGAAGAGGTGATCAAGGAACACCCGGTACTCTTGAACCGAGCCCCGACCCTTCACCGCCTCGGTATCCAGGCCTTCGAGCCGGTCCTAATCGAGGGGAAGGCAATCCAGCTGCATCCCCTGGTCTGTACTGCATTCAACGCGGACTTCGACGGTGACCAGATGGCAGTTCACCTCCCGCTCTCCATTGAAAGCCAGGTCGAGGCGCGGGTGCTCATGATGAGTACCAACAACATCCTTTCACCGGCCCACGGCAAGCCGATTATTGTCCCGTCCCAGGACATGGTTCTCGGCATTTACTACATGACACGCGAGCGTCACTTCGCCAAAGGGGAGGGGAAGATTTTCTCCTCACCCGAGGAAGTGCGGATTGCCTATGATGCCGGTGAGGTCGACCTTCAGGCCCGGATAACCGTCCGCATCAAGAACCTGGTGTCTGATGAGAAGCCGGAGTTGGTCGATGCCACGACCGGACGTGTCCTCCTTCGCGACATTTTGCCGGATGCGGTGCCGTTCTCGGCAATCAACAAGGTGATGAGCAAGAAGGAGCTTTCGAACCTCGTCGACGTCTGCTACCGCCTTGCCGGAAACAAGGAGACCGTCATTCTGGCCGACCGTCTCAAGGAGACCGGTTTCCGCTATTCGACGCTTGCCGGCATTTCGATCTGCATGAACGACATGGTCATCCCAGAAGGGAAAGCGGCCATCATCGATAGGGCTACCGAGGAGGTCAAGGAGATCCAGAATCAGTACACCGAGGGTCTCATCACCGACGGAGAGCGCTACAACAAGGTTATCGACATCTGGGCAAAATCGACGGAAGAAATTGCCCGCGAGATGCTTGACAACCTGTCGAAGGATACGGTTAATTCCCCTGACGGGAAAGAGGTGAAGGTCCCCTCCTTCAACGCAATTCACATGATGGCCGATTCTGGAGCCCGGGGCTCTGCCCAGCAGATTCGCCAGCTGGCAGGGATGCGGGGCCTCATGGCCAAGCCGTCCGGGGAGATCATCGAGACCCCGATCACCGCGAACTTCCGGGAAGGTCTTAACGTTCTTCAGTACTTCATCTCTACCCACGGTGCCCGGAAGGGCCTTGCCGATACCGCGCTCAAGACCGCCAACTCCGGATATCTTACTCGCCGGCTCGTCGATGTCGCGCAGGACGCCATCATCACTGAGGACGACTGCGGGACCCTTGATGGGCTCACGGTGTCTTCTCTCACCGAGGGAGGTGAGGTGATCGAGCATATCGGTGACCGCATCCTTGGCCGTGTAACCCTCGACGATGTCCTTGATCCTGTTACCGGTGAGGTTCTGGTTCCTACCAATACTGAAATCGACGAAAATCTCGTCAAGAAAATTGAGGATGCGGGTCTCGAGCGGGTCAAGATCCGTTCAGTTCTTACCTGTCAGAGCCGGCGTGGCATCTGTGCCAAGTGTTACGGTCGCGACCTGGCACGAGGGCATCTGGTCAATCTCGGCGAGGCTGTCGGTGTTATTGCAGCACAGTCCATTGGAGAGCCGGGTACCCAGCTCACCATGCGGACGTTCCACATCGGTGGTACGGCCTCCCGGCACGCCGAGCAGACTTCGCTCGAAGCGCGAACCGAGGGTCGCATCAAGTTTATCAATATCAATAGCGTTGTGAATGTTGATGGTCATCACATTGTCATGAACCGCAACGGTGAGCTGGCTATTGTGGACGAAACGGGACGCGAGCGGGAGAAGTATGCCGTAGTCTATGGCGCCAAGATCAAGATTGGTCCCGATCAGCCGGTCAAGCCGGGAGAAACGCTTGCCGAATGGGATCCGTACACCATGCCGATTCTCACCGAGGTGTCGGGCCGTATCAAGTTCGGCGACATCGTTGAAGGTGTAACGATGGAGGAGCAGCTTGACGAGGTCACGGGTCTGTCCCGTAAGGTCATCGTCGAGTCGCGGGACGCCGACAAAAGGCCGCGGATCGCCATTAAAGATGAGTCTGGCAAGACGATTAAGATCGGCGAAAGTTCAATGGGACGGTATTACCTCCCTGTGGGCGCCAACATCTCCGTTCAGGAGGACTCGTTCGTCAACGCCGGTGACGTCATCGCGAAAATTCCGCGCGAGACGACCAAGACGAAGGACATCACCGGCGGTCTTCCGCGGGTTGCAGAACTCTTCGAGGCCCGCAAGCCGAAGGACTTCGCCGTTATCTCCGAGATTGACGGTGTGGTGACCTTTGGAAAGGACGCGAAAGGGAAGCGCAAGGTGGTTGTGACCCCTGAGATCGGCGAACCGAAGGAATATCTCATTCCCAAAGGCAAGCATATCAGTGTGCATGAAAACGATTACGTCCGTGCGGGAGAGCCGCTCATGGATGGATCGTCGAACCCTCATGATATTCTGCGGGTCCTGGGGCTGAAGGAGCTTGCCAAGTATCTCGTGGACGAGGTCCAGGAGGTGTATCGTCTTCAGGGTGTCAAGATCAATGACAAGCATATAGAAACTATTGTCCGCCAGATGCTGCGTCGCGTACGGATCAAGGATGTGGGAGACACCAGCTTCCTGATAGATGATCAGCTTGAGCGTTGGGCGTTTGAGGAGGAGAATGATAAAGTGCTGGCCAAGGGGGGGCGTCCGGCTATTGCCGAGCCGTTGCTTCTTGGCATCACGAAAGCATCGCTCTCGACGGAGTCTTTCATCTCGGCGGCTTCATTCCAGGAGACGACAAAAGTGTTGACACAGGCAGCCATCGAGGGTAAGGTGGACAGCCTTCGCGGCCTGAAGGAAAATGTCATTATGGGCCGTCTCATCCCTGCTGGGACTGGGCTTTCGCGGTACCGGAATCTGAAGCTCGTCGTAGACCAGTCCGAAGTGGTGGTTCCCGCTTCCCCGCCTCCGGTCGAGATTGAAGAATACCCCGAGATAGATGATGACGGTGATGAGTAG
- the rpoB gene encoding DNA-directed RNA polymerase subunit beta, with translation MAYSIANNQLLRKNFAKIHKIIDIPNLIDIQKNSYKRFLQLDTPPEVRKNSGLEAVFKSVFPIRDFSETASLEYVSYTLGAPKYDVEECHQRGMTFAAPMKVKVRLVVWDVNKETSVRSIKDIKEQEVYFGEIPLMTDNGTFIINGTERVIVSQLHRSPGVFYDHDKGKTHSSGKVLYSARVIPYRGSWLDFEFDHKDILFVRIDRRRKMPATVLLKALGYSVEELLNYFYRSEEVFVSAESMTKKADAELLSSQKASVDIADPKTGEVIVKANRKFTKAAIRKMAEHGIVQIPINVDEIVGKFVSTDIVDPSTGEVIVECNDEITQGKLDDIKARGIESFKILFIDNVHVTSSLRDTLLVDKIGSTDDALIEIYRRLRPGDPPTLKSAQALFDNLFFNAERYDLSAVGRLKLNFKLGVDVPLETQTLTRPDVLEVVRYLIDLKNGKGTIDDIDHLGNRRVRAVGELLENQYRIGLVRMERAIKERMSLQEVENLMPHDLINSKPVSAVVKEFFGSSQLSQFMDQTNPLSEVTHKRRLSALGPGGLTRERAGFEVRDVHPTHYGRVCPIETPEGPNIGLIASLSTYARINEHGFVETPYRIVKEGRVTDEVRFFSALEEEGHAIAQANAEMDADGRFQNDYVSARKGGEFVLVGRDELELMDVAPMQLVSVAASLIPFLENDDANRALMGSNMQRQAVPLLKADSPLVGTGMERVVAKDSGVSVVARHNGVVESVDASRIVVKIDEDEHDETGTGVDIYNLIKFARSNQNTCINQRPVVKVGDHVTRGDVIADGPSTDMGELALGQNVVVAFMPWGGYNFEDSILVSEKLVKDDRYTSIHIEEFECVARDTKLGKEEITSDIPNLGEEALKDLDESGIIRIGAEVKPGDILVGKITPKGETQLSPEEKLLRAIFGEKAGDVRDTSLRVPPGVEGTIIGAKIFSRKGSDKDARTEIIERAEEEKLRKDEQDEIRIIRDSAVGKLKKLLIGKKAAVKVEDKAGRAVISKGTAITEDALSAIPVDRWDEISVADGEGVDEKVALILTTLQQQIDIIRYVFDDKVQKLKRGDDLPPGVIKMVKVYIAIKRKLQVGDKMAGRHGNKGVVSRILPEEDMPYMEDGRPVEIVLNPLGVPSRMNVGQILETHLGWAAKGIGWRIEEMLEKNSPANQVKGYLKDVYGTPEMNKFLEGLAEEELLLVAKRLQRGVAMASPVFEGAAEEQIHEMLAKAGFDASAQVTLFDGKTGESFKHKVTVGVMYVLKLHHLVDDKIHARSIGPYSLVTQQPLGGKAQFGGQRLGEMEVWAMEAYGAAYALQEFLTVKSDDVAGRTRMYEAIVKGKHTLEPGLPESFNVLIKELQSLCLDVELLENDEE, from the coding sequence ATGGCTTATTCAATTGCGAATAACCAACTGCTGCGCAAGAACTTCGCTAAGATTCACAAGATTATCGACATTCCCAATCTGATTGATATTCAGAAAAATTCCTATAAACGGTTTCTGCAACTCGATACACCACCTGAAGTACGTAAGAACAGCGGGCTTGAGGCGGTATTTAAGAGCGTGTTTCCCATCAGGGACTTCAGTGAGACCGCATCGCTCGAATATGTTTCCTATACACTGGGCGCTCCAAAGTATGACGTGGAGGAGTGCCACCAGCGCGGGATGACTTTTGCCGCACCGATGAAGGTGAAAGTTCGCCTTGTTGTCTGGGACGTCAACAAGGAAACCTCCGTTCGGTCCATCAAGGACATCAAGGAGCAGGAAGTCTACTTTGGTGAGATTCCGCTCATGACGGACAACGGGACGTTTATCATAAATGGCACTGAGCGAGTTATCGTCAGCCAGCTTCACCGTTCACCCGGTGTTTTTTACGATCACGACAAAGGAAAGACCCACTCCAGCGGCAAGGTTCTCTATTCCGCGCGGGTGATACCATATCGCGGCTCCTGGTTGGACTTCGAGTTCGATCACAAGGACATTCTGTTTGTTCGCATCGACCGGCGTCGCAAGATGCCGGCAACGGTACTCCTCAAGGCCCTTGGCTATTCAGTGGAGGAGCTCCTCAACTATTTCTACCGGAGCGAGGAAGTCTTCGTTTCCGCGGAAAGCATGACGAAAAAAGCTGACGCGGAACTGCTTTCGAGCCAAAAAGCGTCGGTCGACATCGCCGACCCCAAGACTGGCGAGGTCATCGTCAAAGCCAACCGCAAGTTCACCAAGGCGGCAATCCGCAAGATGGCTGAACACGGGATTGTACAGATTCCGATAAACGTCGATGAGATCGTCGGGAAATTTGTCTCCACGGACATCGTTGATCCTTCCACCGGTGAAGTCATCGTCGAGTGCAACGACGAGATAACCCAGGGCAAGCTCGACGATATCAAGGCGCGGGGGATCGAGTCCTTCAAGATCCTGTTCATTGATAACGTTCATGTTACGTCGTCGCTGCGCGACACGCTTCTCGTTGACAAGATCGGCTCTACCGATGATGCCCTGATCGAAATTTACCGCAGGCTGCGCCCCGGCGATCCGCCGACGCTGAAAAGCGCTCAGGCTCTTTTCGATAACCTGTTCTTCAATGCCGAGCGTTACGATCTTTCGGCCGTGGGCCGACTCAAGCTCAATTTCAAGCTTGGGGTGGATGTTCCTCTCGAGACGCAGACCCTGACCAGACCCGACGTCCTTGAGGTTGTTCGCTATCTGATCGACCTCAAAAACGGCAAGGGTACCATCGACGACATCGACCACCTCGGCAACCGCCGCGTGCGGGCCGTGGGAGAATTGCTGGAGAACCAGTACCGGATCGGCCTTGTTCGGATGGAGCGGGCGATCAAGGAGCGGATGAGCCTCCAGGAAGTCGAAAATCTGATGCCGCACGACCTGATCAACTCCAAGCCGGTTTCGGCAGTGGTGAAGGAGTTCTTCGGCTCGTCACAGCTTTCACAGTTCATGGACCAGACCAACCCGCTTTCCGAGGTTACCCATAAGCGGCGTCTCTCGGCTCTGGGCCCGGGCGGACTCACGCGGGAGCGCGCCGGTTTCGAGGTCCGCGACGTTCACCCAACCCACTATGGCCGCGTCTGCCCGATTGAGACCCCGGAGGGTCCGAACATCGGCCTCATCGCGTCGCTCTCCACATACGCACGCATCAACGAGCACGGCTTCGTTGAAACGCCGTACCGCATCGTGAAGGAAGGAAGGGTTACCGATGAAGTCCGTTTCTTCTCTGCGTTGGAAGAAGAGGGGCACGCCATAGCCCAGGCCAACGCCGAGATGGATGCCGACGGGCGGTTCCAGAACGATTACGTTTCGGCACGCAAGGGCGGTGAGTTTGTACTCGTTGGTCGTGACGAGCTTGAGCTCATGGACGTTGCGCCGATGCAGCTGGTGTCCGTTGCCGCATCGCTGATTCCGTTCCTTGAGAACGACGACGCAAACCGGGCGCTGATGGGATCAAACATGCAACGCCAGGCGGTGCCGCTTCTCAAGGCTGATTCCCCCCTCGTCGGAACCGGCATGGAGCGGGTGGTGGCGAAGGACTCGGGGGTGTCGGTCGTTGCTCGCCATAATGGTGTCGTCGAATCGGTCGACGCTTCCCGGATCGTTGTCAAAATCGATGAAGATGAGCACGACGAGACGGGGACCGGTGTTGACATTTACAACCTGATCAAATTCGCCCGTTCTAACCAGAATACCTGCATCAACCAGCGGCCGGTCGTGAAAGTCGGCGACCATGTCACCCGTGGTGATGTCATTGCCGATGGTCCGTCCACCGATATGGGCGAGCTCGCCCTCGGGCAGAACGTCGTGGTTGCCTTCATGCCGTGGGGGGGCTACAACTTCGAGGACTCGATCCTCGTCTCCGAGAAGCTCGTCAAGGATGACCGCTACACCTCGATCCACATCGAAGAGTTCGAGTGCGTGGCACGGGACACGAAGCTGGGCAAGGAAGAAATTACGTCCGACATCCCGAACCTTGGTGAAGAGGCCCTAAAGGACCTCGACGAGTCCGGCATTATCCGGATCGGTGCCGAGGTCAAACCGGGCGATATTCTGGTCGGCAAGATTACGCCGAAGGGCGAAACCCAGCTCTCCCCCGAGGAAAAGCTTCTCCGGGCCATTTTTGGCGAGAAGGCCGGGGATGTCCGCGATACCTCGCTGCGGGTACCCCCCGGTGTCGAGGGAACCATCATCGGTGCCAAGATCTTCTCGCGCAAGGGAAGTGACAAGGATGCCCGGACCGAGATCATTGAGCGCGCCGAGGAAGAAAAACTGCGCAAGGACGAGCAGGACGAAATCCGGATCATCCGCGATTCCGCCGTTGGCAAGCTGAAGAAGCTTCTGATCGGAAAAAAAGCTGCGGTCAAGGTTGAGGACAAGGCAGGCAGGGCAGTCATCTCCAAGGGGACTGCAATTACCGAAGATGCTCTCTCTGCCATTCCGGTCGACCGGTGGGACGAAATATCCGTTGCCGATGGAGAGGGCGTGGACGAGAAAGTCGCCCTGATCCTCACCACACTCCAGCAGCAGATTGACATAATTCGCTACGTCTTCGACGATAAGGTTCAGAAGCTCAAGCGTGGAGACGATCTGCCGCCGGGAGTCATCAAGATGGTGAAGGTTTACATCGCCATCAAGCGCAAGCTCCAAGTCGGCGACAAGATGGCGGGACGGCACGGTAACAAGGGGGTCGTTTCCCGGATTCTCCCTGAGGAAGATATGCCGTACATGGAAGATGGACGACCTGTTGAGATCGTTCTGAACCCCCTCGGCGTTCCATCCCGTATGAACGTTGGCCAGATTCTTGAGACCCATCTCGGCTGGGCGGCCAAGGGGATCGGCTGGAGAATCGAGGAGATGCTCGAGAAGAATTCTCCGGCCAATCAGGTGAAGGGGTATCTCAAGGATGTCTATGGTACGCCGGAGATGAATAAGTTCCTCGAAGGCCTTGCTGAAGAGGAACTGCTTCTGGTGGCCAAGCGCCTTCAGCGGGGCGTTGCCATGGCGTCGCCGGTCTTTGAGGGTGCCGCCGAAGAGCAGATCCATGAGATGCTGGCCAAGGCAGGCTTCGACGCATCCGCACAGGTTACCCTCTTTGACGGAAAGACCGGCGAGTCGTTCAAGCACAAAGTAACGGTTGGCGTCATGTACGTTCTCAAGCTTCACCACTTGGTCGACGATAAGATCCACGCCCGTTCGATCGGTCCCTACAGTCTTGTGACCCAGCAGCCGCTGGGGGGTAAGGCCCAGTTCGGTGGTCAGCGACTCGGAGAGATGGAGGTCTGGGCAATGGAGGCGTATGGAGCCGCCTATGCCCTCCAGGAATTCCTTACGGTAAAGTCAGACGACGTCGCGGGGAGAACCCGAATGTACGAGGCGATCGTTAAAGGTAAGCACACCCTGGAGCCTGGTTTGCCTGAATCGTTCAACGTCCTGATAAAGGAACTTCAGTCGCTTTGTCTCGACGTGGAGCTTCTGGAAAACGACGAAGAGTAA
- the rpsG gene encoding 30S ribosomal protein S7, with protein MPRRREVAKRVILPDPKFNDRIVAKLINVIMLDGKKSTAERALYGALDLASQRAGEDAVKVLKKCLDNIKPTLEVKSRRVGGSTYQVPVEVRAERRMSLAMRWLVKYANDRSEKTVTDKLAGEILDAYNNRGAAVKKREDTHRMAEANRAFAHYRW; from the coding sequence ATGCCGAGAAGACGTGAAGTTGCAAAGCGGGTTATTTTGCCTGATCCTAAATTTAATGATCGCATTGTTGCTAAGTTGATCAATGTGATAATGCTTGATGGTAAGAAGAGTACCGCTGAGCGGGCGCTGTATGGGGCGTTGGATCTGGCGTCTCAGCGTGCCGGCGAGGACGCGGTGAAGGTTCTTAAGAAGTGTCTTGATAATATCAAGCCGACGCTTGAGGTGAAGTCTCGCCGTGTGGGTGGTTCCACTTATCAGGTTCCGGTCGAAGTTCGCGCTGAGCGCCGCATGTCTCTCGCGATGCGTTGGCTCGTGAAGTATGCGAATGATCGTTCCGAGAAGACGGTTACGGATAAGCTTGCGGGTGAGATTTTGGATGCCTATAACAATCGCGGTGCTGCTGTGAAGAAGCGTGAAGATACGCACCGGATGGCTGAGGCAAACAGGGCGTTTGCGCACTACCGCTGGTAG
- the rplJ gene encoding 50S ribosomal protein L10, with protein sequence MNRENKQQQVSELHDKLTRANAVFLADFRGMSVEQATTLRNELRAASVEYKVVKNTLLELASKGTDKESLSPHYAGPTAVAFSYDDPVAAAKVLSKFAKSQPNTFKLKAGVLTGKAIGVADIQALADLPSREVLLAKLLGTINAPVANFVGVLAAVPGSFVRALDAVRAKKAGN encoded by the coding sequence TTGAACAGAGAGAACAAGCAACAGCAAGTAAGCGAACTGCACGACAAACTCACCCGTGCTAATGCGGTATTTCTTGCCGATTTCCGCGGCATGAGCGTCGAGCAGGCAACGACGTTGCGTAATGAGTTGCGTGCCGCGTCTGTTGAGTACAAGGTCGTCAAGAATACGTTGCTTGAACTGGCGTCAAAGGGGACTGACAAGGAGTCACTCTCCCCCCATTACGCCGGTCCGACAGCGGTTGCGTTCAGTTATGACGATCCGGTCGCCGCAGCAAAAGTGCTCTCGAAGTTTGCCAAGTCACAACCCAACACCTTCAAGCTTAAAGCTGGTGTGCTCACCGGCAAGGCGATTGGCGTCGCGGATATCCAGGCATTGGCCGATCTGCCGAGCCGCGAGGTTCTGCTCGCGAAACTTCTCGGCACGATCAACGCACCGGTTGCCAACTTCGTGGGCGTTCTTGCCGCGGTTCCGGGCAGTTTCGTGCGTGCCCTTGACGCCGTTAGAGCGAAGAAGGCGGGCAACTAG
- the rplL gene encoding 50S ribosomal protein L7/L12, translating into MAEITKADVVSFIENMTVLELAELVKELEDKFGVSAAAPVAVAAAAPVAGAAEAAEEKTEFDIILKSAGANKIAVIKVVRALTGLGLKEAKDLVDGAPKPVKTGVSKEEAEEAKKQLVESGAEVEIK; encoded by the coding sequence ATGGCAGAAATCACCAAAGCCGATGTTGTCAGCTTCATCGAAAATATGACGGTTCTCGAACTTGCTGAGCTCGTAAAGGAGCTCGAAGACAAGTTCGGCGTTTCCGCAGCCGCTCCCGTTGCTGTTGCCGCTGCTGCTCCCGTTGCTGGCGCTGCTGAAGCTGCCGAAGAGAAGACTGAATTCGATATCATCCTCAAGAGCGCCGGGGCGAACAAGATCGCTGTCATCAAGGTTGTTCGCGCTCTTACCGGCTTGGGCCTGAAGGAAGCCAAGGATCTTGTCGACGGTGCTCCGAAGCCTGTCAAGACCGGCGTTTCCAAAGAAGAGGCTGAAGAGGCCAAGAAGCAACTCGTCGAGTCCGGCGCTGAAGTCGAGATTAAGTAA